The Xylanibacillus composti DNA segment GGTTTGATGCAAGGCTAGTGCTTCCAGCTTCTCGATTCTAGCTTCAAATCGGTCACTTACTGTGAAATAGTTGTCAACGACGAGATCGATAAGCTCGTAAAGCAAGAAATCGGCGGAATTTGTTTTTTCCGTCAGCATAATCGGCTTGATTGTACGCAGCTCGTTAATCTTTTGTCTAGTAACAGTAATGATATAATGCCTGCCCAGGAATATGTTCAAAGCCCGTAAAAATATTTGCTCATCGTCAAATCGGATGCTGTTAATTACGATAAAGTACTGTTCGTTCTCATCATAGATTTCCAGCTTTGGCCGCTGTTCTTCTTCGTTAAGGCAGTTCTCGACGGCCAGATCGTGAAGATGGAACAGCATCTGCAGCTCTTGCAAGTCTTCTACAGACGCGTCAATCCAATAAAAGCCGCTTTCCGGCGCTTGCAGCGCTCTGGTCGGCGAGTCCAACTCGGTGAAAATCCCGTGCTGTACAAGGCGAACTCGCATGATTGCACTCACTCCTTTCGGTCATGGGGAAATACACCGGTCGCCCGTACCGAAAGAAGCCCGTCAGTTGCGAATGACCCGGGGGTGGATCGGAAGCCGGCGCATTTCCATATGTTGTTGCATTGGTTTGGGTTTGGCTTGTTGGTCCGCGCTCGGTCCTGCGTCCATACCTGAGTCTCACCTCTCTAATAACGTATTACCTGAATAGTATAACGTGTGCTTATCCGGTCTGCAATGCTCATTTTTCACTAACCAAGCGCTTCTGCTAGTATGCGAGAACGCTGTTCCGGAACGGCTGGTCCGGTCATGAAAGCTTGGATAGAAACATGGTAGCCAGACCGAAGTAGACGCTCAGGGAGAATAGATCGTTCAATGTCGTAATGAGCGGTCCGGAGGCAACAGCGGGATCGATGCGAAAACGGTGGAGCATAAGCGGAATCAAGGTTCCGGTCATCGTACCGATCAGCAAGGTCAGGAACAAGGAGAGTCCCACGACGAATCCCAGATAGCCGCTGCCTTGCCAGAGATAGGAGATGCCGGCAACGGCCAGTCCGCACACTACGCCGATAATGAGGCCGACGGCAAATTCCCGGCTTATCAAGCGGAGCAGCGTCTTTCGATCGATATCATTGGTAACGAGCCCGCGTACGACGATGGCAAGCGACTGCGTACCCGTGTTCCCGGTCATTCCCGCTATCATGGGCATGAAGAACGTAAGGGCTACGACCTGTTCCAGGGTATGCTGGAAGCCGGCCATAATGCTGCCGGACAGCAAGCCGAGGAACAGCAGAAGCACCAGCCACGGAAGACGCTTGGCCGATGCCTGAACGGCTGAGGTTTGAAAGTCTATTCCTTTGCCGGTGGCAGAAAGCTTGCCGATATCCTCGTTTGCTTCCTCCATGACGACATCCAGAATATCATCGACCGTTACAATTCCGGCCAACCTGTTATCCCCGTCCACGACAGGCAAGGCAATAAAGTCGTAGCGCTCCATAGTACGGGCAACTTCCTCTTGGTCCATATCCACCGGCACGCTAATGACGCGCCTGTACATGATGTCCGAGATTTTATCCCGCTCGTCAGCGAGCACCAAGTCCCGGTATGAGACGACGCCGACAAGATGCTTGTCGTCATCCAAGACATACAGGTAATAAATATTTTCAGCGTAATTGGCGAACGATTTCACCTTGTCTACAGCTTCGCGAACATCGTAGTGGTCCTTAATCCAGACGAACCGGTTCGTCATGATGCCGCCGGCCGTATCAGGCTCGTATTGAAGAAGGGATTGAACCGATTCCGATTCCGATTGGTTCATGGAAGTCAGAAAGCCTTGTGTACGATCCATGGAGAGGCCGGACAGCAGATCTGCCAGGTCGTCATTTTCCATGTACGCCATCATGCGCGACGCCTTTTCCAAACCAAGCACGGAGATGATTTCCTCCTGATAGGCGTGTTCCAGCTCTTGAACGATAATCGCCACATCGGGGAGCGGAAGCAGCAGCACAAAGGGCAGCCTGAACTTGCCGGGCAGGCTCCTGTATATTTCGGCGCGGTCATAGGGCTGAAGCTCGTCCAGCACCTCGAGGAGCCGTGTTTTATCTTTGCTTTTGATGGTATCTGCAATTAATGGGATGATTGATTGTACGTTTGTTTCCATCTGTACCGGGGCCTCCTTTTTATGGCAGCAGCGTATTCCCATACAAAGCATACCTGCTGGAAGCGGACAAAGCAATCGCTGTATCAATTGGTGCGGGTGCAGGCATGCGCCTGGAAGACCGGCGCTTGACGCCGAGGTGATTTTCCATTAAAGTAGTATTAATTATATAAGAAAATCCGTTACTCTTATCAAGAGCAGGTGGAGGGACTAGCCCGATGAAACCCGGCAACCGGCACTCAGTCGAACGACTCGCAGTGCACGGTGCTAAATCTTGCAGAAACGTTGTTTCTGAGAGATGAGAGAGGCTTTTTGACTTGTCATGAAGACCTTTCCATCGGGAAGGTCTTTTTTAGGTAAGAATGGATTAG contains these protein-coding regions:
- a CDS encoding CorA family divalent cation transporter: MRVRLVQHGIFTELDSPTRALQAPESGFYWIDASVEDLQELQMLFHLHDLAVENCLNEEEQRPKLEIYDENEQYFIVINSIRFDDEQIFLRALNIFLGRHYIITVTRQKINELRTIKPIMLTEKTNSADFLLYELIDLVVDNYFTVSDRFEARIEKLEALALHQT
- the mgtE gene encoding magnesium transporter — encoded protein: METNVQSIIPLIADTIKSKDKTRLLEVLDELQPYDRAEIYRSLPGKFRLPFVLLLPLPDVAIIVQELEHAYQEEIISVLGLEKASRMMAYMENDDLADLLSGLSMDRTQGFLTSMNQSESESVQSLLQYEPDTAGGIMTNRFVWIKDHYDVREAVDKVKSFANYAENIYYLYVLDDDKHLVGVVSYRDLVLADERDKISDIMYRRVISVPVDMDQEEVARTMERYDFIALPVVDGDNRLAGIVTVDDILDVVMEEANEDIGKLSATGKGIDFQTSAVQASAKRLPWLVLLLFLGLLSGSIMAGFQHTLEQVVALTFFMPMIAGMTGNTGTQSLAIVVRGLVTNDIDRKTLLRLISREFAVGLIIGVVCGLAVAGISYLWQGSGYLGFVVGLSLFLTLLIGTMTGTLIPLMLHRFRIDPAVASGPLITTLNDLFSLSVYFGLATMFLSKLS